One window of the Anaeromyxobacter dehalogenans 2CP-C genome contains the following:
- a CDS encoding NAD(P)/FAD-dependent oxidoreductase, whose product MARLRDAVVVGGGPAGLAFAAAAAARGLDVLVLERRRGPVDKACGEGVLPAGVEALERLGVRARLGPALARPLRELRWVDPSGAVARLALPGPGGLGVRRVALEAALRERAREAGAALEEGVEATDHRVLADRVRVRVAGGAAVEGRVLVAADGLGSPTRRRAGLERRVRGPERFGVRRHADVADAGDAVEVHFGDGAEAYVTPVGPRQVGVAFLFERGAARSFEALLERFPALAARLEGAAFATPARGAGPLARAARARVADRLVLLGDAAGYLDAVTGEGLSLAFGSAIDLAALLPGALSRGASARALAPYEAAWRRRWAPYARWTRLVLALARHPAVRRRVIALAGAAPWPFERAVAAAVGAGAG is encoded by the coding sequence GTGGCGCGGCTCCGCGACGCGGTGGTCGTGGGCGGCGGACCGGCGGGGCTCGCCTTCGCCGCCGCCGCGGCCGCGCGCGGCCTCGACGTGCTGGTGCTGGAGCGTCGCCGCGGGCCGGTGGACAAGGCCTGCGGCGAGGGCGTCCTCCCGGCCGGCGTGGAGGCGCTGGAGCGGCTCGGGGTGCGCGCGCGGCTCGGGCCGGCGCTGGCGCGGCCGCTGCGCGAGCTGCGCTGGGTCGATCCGTCGGGCGCGGTGGCCCGGCTGGCGCTGCCCGGGCCGGGCGGGCTGGGCGTCCGGCGGGTGGCGCTCGAGGCCGCGCTCCGCGAGCGGGCGCGGGAGGCCGGCGCGGCGCTGGAGGAGGGCGTCGAGGCGACCGACCACCGCGTCCTCGCCGATCGGGTGCGGGTCCGGGTGGCGGGCGGCGCGGCGGTGGAGGGGCGGGTGCTGGTCGCGGCCGACGGGCTCGGCTCGCCCACGCGGCGGCGGGCCGGCCTCGAGCGCCGGGTGCGCGGGCCGGAGCGCTTCGGCGTGCGGCGGCACGCGGACGTTGCCGACGCCGGCGACGCGGTCGAGGTGCACTTCGGCGACGGGGCCGAGGCGTACGTGACGCCGGTCGGCCCGCGGCAGGTCGGGGTCGCGTTCCTGTTCGAGCGCGGGGCGGCGCGCTCGTTCGAGGCGCTGCTCGAGCGGTTCCCGGCGCTCGCGGCGCGGCTCGAGGGCGCGGCGTTCGCGACGCCGGCCCGCGGCGCCGGTCCCCTGGCGCGCGCCGCCCGCGCCCGCGTGGCGGACCGCCTGGTGCTGCTCGGCGACGCCGCCGGCTACCTGGACGCCGTCACCGGGGAAGGCCTCTCGCTCGCCTTCGGGAGCGCGATCGACCTCGCCGCGCTGCTCCCCGGGGCCCTCTCCCGCGGCGCCTCGGCGCGCGCCCTCGCGCCGTACGAGGCCGCCTGGCGGCGCCGGTGGGCGCCCTACGCCCGCTGGACCCGGCTCGTGCTCGCGCTCGCGCGCCACCCCGCCGTCCGCCGCCGCGTCATCGCCCTCGCCGGCGCCGCGCCCTGGCCGTTCGAGCGGGCCGTCGCCGCCGCGGTGGGCGCCGGCGCGGGCTGA
- a CDS encoding CsgG/HfaB family protein, translated as MRIRFALPAAAALVLQACATVSQPPVEVESPVPKAAQVAAQQQAAAPSAKRYKTKIAIARFTNETSYGRSLLNDADLDRIGKQASDMLASRLVMSGAFVVLERPDLQKLEREQAISGGAGLVGADTVISGSVTEFGRSVGGKKGFLSSTKVQTARAKVDVRLVDVKTGHAYFSALGAGEASTESGEIAGFGSRAEYDATLNDRAIAAAISDVIDRLVATLAARPWRSDILEVQGRQVFISGGRHQGVREGDLLAVMEAGNKVKSRQTGFEVALPPKRVGTLKVLSLFGDGETSEGAVCELTSGTIEKASLPKLFVAEATP; from the coding sequence ATGCGGATCCGGTTCGCCCTGCCCGCGGCGGCGGCGCTGGTCCTCCAGGCCTGCGCCACCGTCTCGCAGCCTCCGGTGGAGGTGGAGTCCCCCGTCCCGAAGGCGGCCCAGGTCGCGGCGCAGCAGCAGGCGGCCGCGCCGTCGGCCAAGCGGTACAAGACGAAGATCGCCATCGCGCGCTTCACCAACGAGACGAGCTACGGGCGGTCGCTGCTGAACGACGCCGACCTCGATCGGATCGGCAAGCAGGCCTCGGACATGCTCGCCTCGCGCCTGGTCATGTCCGGCGCGTTCGTGGTGCTCGAGCGGCCCGACCTCCAGAAGCTCGAGCGCGAGCAGGCCATCTCCGGCGGCGCGGGCCTGGTCGGCGCCGACACCGTCATCTCCGGCTCGGTGACCGAGTTCGGGCGCTCGGTGGGCGGCAAGAAGGGCTTCCTCAGCAGCACCAAGGTGCAGACCGCCCGCGCCAAGGTGGACGTCCGGCTGGTGGACGTGAAGACCGGGCACGCCTACTTCTCGGCGCTCGGCGCCGGCGAGGCGAGCACCGAGTCCGGCGAGATCGCCGGCTTCGGCAGCCGCGCCGAGTACGACGCCACGCTGAACGACCGCGCCATCGCCGCGGCCATCTCCGACGTGATCGACCGCCTGGTCGCCACGCTCGCCGCCCGCCCCTGGCGCTCGGACATCCTCGAGGTGCAGGGCCGGCAGGTCTTCATCTCCGGCGGCCGCCACCAGGGCGTGCGCGAGGGCGACCTGCTGGCGGTGATGGAGGCGGGCAACAAGGTGAAGAGCCGCCAGACCGGGTTCGAGGTGGCGCTCCCGCCGAAGCGCGTCGGGACGCTCAAGGTGCTGTCGCTGTTCGGCGACGGCGAGACCAGCGAGGGCGCCGTGTGCGAGCTGACGTCCGGCACCATCGAGAAGGCCTCCCTCCCCAAGCTCTTCGTGGCCGAGGCCACGCCGTGA
- a CDS encoding DUF4810 domain-containing protein, which produces MRAPLRAILVLAASAALLQGCAGRSLYHWGEYDDALYAHYKNPQDREAFVERLRVVIDGAEQAGEKVPPGCYAEYGYALYEEARYEDASRYFKLEREKWPESGVLMQKMIGLADRRGGKEPVAPAPAKPAAAVPVKATKAPAKAPAKPAATHGPAGALERR; this is translated from the coding sequence ATGCGCGCGCCCCTCCGAGCGATCCTCGTCCTCGCGGCGTCCGCCGCCCTGCTGCAGGGGTGCGCCGGGCGCAGCCTCTACCACTGGGGCGAGTACGACGACGCGCTGTACGCGCACTACAAGAACCCGCAGGACCGCGAGGCGTTCGTCGAGCGCCTGCGGGTGGTGATCGACGGCGCGGAGCAGGCCGGGGAGAAGGTGCCGCCGGGCTGCTACGCCGAGTACGGCTACGCGCTGTACGAGGAGGCCAGGTACGAGGACGCCTCGCGCTACTTCAAGCTCGAGCGCGAGAAGTGGCCCGAGTCCGGCGTGCTCATGCAGAAGATGATCGGCCTCGCCGACCGGCGCGGCGGCAAGGAGCCGGTGGCGCCCGCCCCCGCGAAGCCCGCCGCCGCCGTCCCGGTGAAGGCCACGAAGGCGCCGGCCAAGGCGCCGGCGAAGCCCGCCGCCACGCACGGGCCGGCCGGCGCGCTGGAGCGGAGGTGA
- a CDS encoding DUF799 domain-containing protein, whose product MGRLGSLAGRLASPAGRLASLATLAALLSACGTAQVKKDYGAFNTARPRAILVVPVVNKSVEIDAPEYFLSTLPVPVAERGYYVFPVNLVKRVLEDDGLADASLVHGADPVRLCSLFGADAVLLASVEKWEAKYMVVTTQVNVEFEYVLKDGKTGQTLWTERRSMSYQPGNSGGGLIGALVNAAVTKASPNYMPLARQANAQAFAWPGPGFPAGPYRPEYGQDVQVMAAQP is encoded by the coding sequence ATGGGACGGCTCGGATCGCTCGCAGGACGGCTCGCATCGCCCGCAGGACGGCTCGCCTCGCTCGCGACGCTCGCCGCGCTGCTCTCGGCCTGCGGCACGGCCCAGGTGAAGAAGGACTACGGCGCGTTCAACACCGCCCGGCCCCGCGCCATCCTGGTGGTGCCGGTGGTGAACAAGAGCGTCGAGATCGACGCGCCGGAGTACTTCCTCTCCACGCTGCCGGTGCCGGTGGCGGAGCGCGGCTACTACGTGTTCCCGGTGAACCTGGTGAAGCGGGTGCTCGAGGACGACGGCCTCGCCGACGCGTCGCTGGTGCACGGGGCCGACCCGGTCCGCCTCTGCTCGCTGTTCGGGGCCGACGCGGTGCTCCTCGCCTCCGTCGAGAAGTGGGAGGCGAAGTACATGGTCGTCACCACGCAGGTGAACGTCGAGTTCGAGTACGTGCTGAAGGACGGCAAGACCGGGCAGACGCTGTGGACCGAGCGGCGGTCCATGAGCTACCAGCCCGGCAACTCCGGCGGCGGCCTCATCGGCGCGCTGGTGAACGCCGCCGTCACGAAGGCCTCGCCGAACTACATGCCGCTGGCGCGGCAGGCGAACGCGCAGGCGTTCGCGTGGCCCGGCCCGGGCTTCCCGGCCGGACCGTATCGCCCGGAGTACGGCCAGGACGTGCAGGTGATGGCCGCGCAGCCCTGA
- a CDS encoding tetratricopeptide repeat protein, translating to MSKLLLFYLLVQLTGSPLGALALLLAVWWLTDRMTVGVLPDPLRTVARWRRRLQLARALEVNPHDRRARLELADLLLAGRRPARAAAVLRPNVEAGDEDAHTAFLMGAALGRSGQADPAERALAVARAADPDFRAGEIDLELGRQRLGRGDAAGAREALERLLVERPGSVEGRLWLARALDRLGDRDGARRRREEGWREYVSLPRFHRKHERPFAWRLQPWRPTAVALGVVLVLAAVAAVAG from the coding sequence ATGTCCAAGCTCCTCCTGTTCTACCTGCTCGTCCAGCTCACCGGCAGCCCGCTCGGCGCCCTGGCGCTGCTGCTCGCGGTCTGGTGGCTCACCGACCGGATGACGGTCGGCGTCCTGCCGGACCCGCTCCGGACCGTCGCGCGCTGGCGCCGCCGGCTCCAGCTCGCCCGCGCCCTCGAGGTGAACCCGCACGACCGCCGCGCGCGGCTCGAGCTCGCGGATCTCCTGCTCGCGGGGCGCCGCCCGGCCCGCGCCGCCGCGGTCCTCCGGCCCAACGTCGAGGCCGGGGACGAGGACGCGCACACCGCGTTCCTGATGGGCGCGGCGCTCGGGCGGAGCGGGCAGGCCGATCCGGCGGAGCGCGCGCTCGCCGTCGCCCGCGCGGCGGATCCCGACTTCCGCGCCGGCGAGATCGACCTCGAGCTCGGGCGCCAGCGGCTCGGCCGCGGCGACGCCGCCGGCGCGCGCGAGGCGCTGGAGCGGCTCCTGGTGGAGCGCCCCGGATCGGTGGAGGGGCGCCTCTGGCTGGCGCGCGCGCTCGACCGGCTCGGCGACCGCGACGGCGCCCGCCGCCGGCGCGAGGAGGGCTGGCGCGAGTACGTCTCGCTGCCGCGCTTCCACCGCAAGCACGAGCGCCCGTTCGCGTGGCGGCTGCAGCCCTGGCGGCCGACCGCCGTGGCGCTCGGCGTGGTGCTGGTGCTCGCCGCGGTCGCGGCCGTGGCCGGTTGA
- a CDS encoding NAD(P)H-dependent glycerol-3-phosphate dehydrogenase, translating to MRATVLGAGSWGTALASLLAGKGYTVTSWDKDAAVLDDIARNHRNERYLPGLHLPPTLHASAEVAKALEGAELVVLAVPSHAVRPVVIEAKRHVHAGTPIVCVAKGIELDTLMTMTEVVEDVLPVPLHPYLAVLSGPSFAKEVAKGLPTAVTVAARWERIAKQVQDAFHTKTFRPYTSGDVVGCEIGGCVKNVVAIAAGISDGMGFGANAMAALVTRGLAEITRLAVRKGANPLTLSGLAGLGDLVLTCSSDLSRNRTVGRGLAEGKTADAIQRELGQVAEGVRNARSARELAKRLGVEMPITEAIYRVLYEGLAPREAVTALMMRETKPEL from the coding sequence ATGCGCGCCACCGTCCTGGGCGCCGGTTCCTGGGGAACCGCGCTCGCATCCCTCCTCGCCGGCAAGGGCTACACCGTCACCTCGTGGGACAAGGACGCCGCGGTCCTCGACGACATCGCGCGCAACCACCGCAACGAGCGCTACCTGCCGGGCCTGCACCTCCCGCCGACGCTGCACGCCAGCGCCGAGGTCGCGAAGGCGCTCGAGGGCGCCGAGCTGGTGGTCCTCGCCGTGCCGTCGCACGCCGTCCGCCCGGTGGTGATCGAGGCGAAGCGCCACGTCCACGCGGGCACGCCCATCGTCTGCGTCGCGAAGGGCATCGAGCTCGACACGCTCATGACCATGACCGAGGTCGTCGAGGACGTGCTGCCGGTGCCGCTCCACCCCTACCTGGCGGTCCTGTCCGGCCCGTCGTTCGCGAAGGAGGTCGCGAAGGGGCTGCCCACCGCGGTCACCGTGGCGGCGCGCTGGGAGCGGATCGCGAAGCAGGTGCAGGACGCCTTCCACACGAAGACGTTCCGGCCGTACACGTCCGGTGACGTGGTGGGCTGCGAGATCGGCGGCTGCGTGAAGAACGTCGTCGCCATCGCGGCCGGCATCTCCGACGGCATGGGCTTCGGCGCGAACGCCATGGCGGCGCTCGTCACCCGCGGGCTCGCGGAGATCACCCGCCTCGCGGTGCGCAAGGGGGCGAACCCGCTCACGCTGTCCGGCCTGGCGGGCCTCGGCGACCTGGTGCTGACTTGCTCGTCGGACCTGTCGCGCAACCGCACCGTCGGGCGCGGGCTCGCGGAGGGCAAGACCGCCGACGCGATCCAGCGCGAGCTCGGGCAGGTGGCGGAGGGCGTGCGGAACGCGCGCAGCGCGCGCGAGCTGGCGAAGCGGCTCGGCGTGGAGATGCCCATCACCGAGGCGATCTACCGGGTGCTGTACGAGGGGCTCGCGCCGCGCGAGGCGGTGACGGCGCTCATGATGCGCGAGACCAAGCCGGAGCTGTGA
- a CDS encoding M3 family metallopeptidase, translating into MSEPLRPEASRELTGTPAAFTEGCRRDMDRARAEAARARALGPAGGLATLEAFDAAFAALSEAASRASLARNVHPDPALRDAAEAAEREVDALSTELSLDRGLYDALAGLDPAGLDAATRHLVEKSLRDFRRAGVDRDDATRARVKALREELVRVGQEFGRNIKDDVRRLEVEPAALDGLPEDWRRAHPPGPDGRVTLTTDNTDYVPFLTYARSAAAREALWRLYRLRGHPRNLEVLSRMLARRADLARLLGYPSWAAYVTEDKMIGSEGAAADFIERIARAAEARMRRDHAQLLERKREERPDADRVEPWDSAWLQERVKAERYGFDSQSVRPYFEYARVKQGVLDVTGRIFGIAYRRAPDAPVWHPEVEAWDVVEDGALLGRVYLDMHPRDGKYKHYAQFTLASGQAGRRLPEGVLVCNFPRPAPGAPALMEHGDVRTFFHEFGHLLHHVLGGHTRWAGQSGVATEWDFVEAPSQMLEEWVWDPAVLATFARHVETGEPIPAELVARMKAADEYGKGLMVRQQMFYAATSLELHRRDPAALDTTALVAELQERYTPFRHVPGTYFQESFGHLDGYSAIYYTYMWSLVIAKDLFGPFREAGLLDPAPARRYRKAVLEPGGSKPAAELVKDFLGRPHAFDAFAAWLEA; encoded by the coding sequence ATGTCCGAGCCCCTTCGCCCCGAGGCCTCCCGCGAGCTGACCGGCACGCCCGCCGCCTTCACGGAGGGTTGCCGCCGCGACATGGACCGCGCCCGCGCCGAGGCCGCCCGGGCGCGCGCGCTCGGGCCGGCGGGGGGCCTCGCCACGCTGGAGGCGTTCGACGCCGCGTTCGCGGCGCTCTCCGAGGCCGCCTCGCGCGCCAGCCTGGCCCGGAACGTCCACCCGGATCCGGCGCTGCGCGACGCGGCCGAGGCCGCGGAGCGCGAGGTGGACGCGCTCTCCACCGAGCTGTCGCTCGACCGCGGCCTGTACGACGCGCTGGCGGGGCTGGACCCCGCGGGCCTCGACGCCGCCACCCGCCACCTGGTCGAGAAGAGCCTGCGCGACTTCCGCCGGGCCGGCGTGGACCGCGACGACGCCACCCGCGCGCGCGTGAAGGCGCTCCGCGAGGAGCTGGTGCGGGTCGGGCAGGAGTTCGGGCGCAACATCAAGGACGACGTGCGCCGGCTGGAGGTCGAGCCGGCCGCGCTGGACGGGCTCCCCGAGGACTGGCGCCGCGCGCATCCGCCCGGGCCGGACGGGCGGGTGACGCTCACCACCGACAACACCGACTACGTGCCGTTCCTGACGTACGCGCGCAGCGCCGCGGCGCGCGAGGCGCTCTGGCGGCTGTACCGGCTGCGCGGCCACCCGCGCAACCTCGAGGTCCTCTCGCGCATGCTGGCGCGGCGCGCCGACCTGGCGCGGCTGCTCGGCTACCCGAGCTGGGCCGCCTACGTCACCGAGGACAAGATGATCGGCAGCGAGGGCGCGGCGGCCGACTTCATCGAGCGGATCGCGCGCGCCGCCGAGGCGCGCATGCGGCGCGACCACGCCCAGCTCCTCGAGCGCAAGCGCGAGGAGCGCCCGGACGCCGATCGCGTCGAGCCCTGGGACTCGGCCTGGCTGCAGGAGCGGGTGAAGGCGGAGCGCTACGGCTTCGACTCGCAGTCGGTCCGGCCCTACTTCGAGTACGCGCGGGTGAAGCAGGGCGTGCTCGACGTCACCGGGCGGATCTTCGGGATCGCGTACCGCCGCGCGCCGGACGCGCCGGTGTGGCACCCGGAGGTCGAGGCCTGGGACGTGGTGGAGGACGGCGCGCTGCTCGGCCGCGTGTACCTCGACATGCACCCGCGCGACGGCAAGTACAAGCACTACGCCCAGTTCACGCTCGCGTCGGGCCAGGCCGGCCGGCGGCTGCCGGAGGGCGTGCTGGTGTGCAACTTCCCGCGCCCGGCCCCGGGCGCGCCGGCGCTCATGGAGCACGGCGACGTCCGCACGTTCTTCCACGAGTTCGGCCACCTGCTGCACCACGTGCTCGGCGGCCACACGCGCTGGGCGGGCCAGTCCGGCGTCGCGACCGAGTGGGACTTCGTGGAGGCGCCCTCGCAGATGCTGGAGGAGTGGGTGTGGGATCCGGCGGTCCTCGCCACCTTCGCGCGCCACGTCGAGACCGGCGAGCCCATCCCCGCCGAGCTCGTGGCGCGGATGAAGGCGGCCGACGAGTACGGCAAGGGGCTCATGGTCCGGCAGCAGATGTTCTACGCCGCGACCAGCCTCGAGCTGCACCGGCGCGATCCGGCCGCGCTCGACACCACCGCGCTCGTCGCCGAGCTGCAGGAGCGCTACACGCCGTTCCGCCACGTGCCCGGCACCTACTTCCAGGAGTCCTTCGGGCACCTCGACGGGTACAGCGCCATTTACTATACGTACATGTGGTCGCTCGTGATCGCGAAGGACCTGTTCGGCCCGTTCCGCGAGGCCGGGCTGCTCGACCCGGCCCCGGCGCGCCGCTACCGCAAGGCGGTGCTCGAGCCCGGCGGCTCCAAGCCCGCGGCCGAGCTGGTGAAGGACTTCCTCGGCCGGCCGCACGCCTTCGACGCGTTCGCCGCCTGGCTCGAGGCCTGA
- a CDS encoding oxidoreductase gives MSEPALETRVVRTAVPPEGEAVRTEVPRRRIKDLEVMVADVIQETPDTTTLVLFTGNDRLDYLAGHFLTIDPRQFPALERWVAYLEDLKGKREAPRAYSLASAPHERYLAITVKEETYQSGRTRYPPLLSPMLVRRTPRGSRFVITGFTGPYVLPPRVEEKTDHLVHVVAGSGSVPNWSILKHALREHPRLRHTFVYSNRTWDDVIYREGLRQLEAEHPDRLRVVHTLTREPEPERHGPGVRRGRISAELLRELVPDPRAALYYACGPAVGPIERAAAKERGETPAPRFLEAALGALDELGVPRDRVKRESYG, from the coding sequence ATGAGCGAGCCCGCCCTCGAGACCCGCGTCGTCCGGACCGCCGTGCCGCCCGAGGGCGAGGCGGTGCGCACCGAGGTCCCCCGCCGGCGCATCAAGGACCTGGAGGTGATGGTCGCCGACGTCATCCAGGAGACCCCCGACACCACCACGCTCGTGCTCTTCACCGGCAACGACCGGCTCGACTACCTGGCCGGCCACTTCCTCACCATCGACCCGCGCCAGTTCCCGGCGCTCGAGCGGTGGGTGGCCTACCTGGAGGACCTGAAGGGCAAGCGCGAGGCGCCGCGCGCCTACTCGCTCGCGTCCGCGCCGCACGAGCGCTACCTCGCCATCACGGTGAAGGAGGAGACGTACCAGAGCGGGCGCACGCGCTACCCGCCGCTCCTCTCGCCGATGCTGGTGCGGCGCACGCCGCGCGGCAGCCGCTTCGTCATCACCGGCTTCACCGGCCCGTACGTGCTGCCCCCGCGCGTCGAGGAGAAGACCGACCACCTCGTGCACGTGGTGGCCGGCTCCGGCTCGGTGCCCAACTGGTCGATCCTGAAGCACGCGCTGCGCGAGCACCCGCGCCTGCGCCACACGTTCGTGTACTCGAACCGGACCTGGGACGACGTCATCTACCGCGAGGGCCTGCGCCAGCTCGAGGCCGAGCACCCCGACCGGCTGCGCGTGGTGCACACGCTCACCCGCGAGCCGGAGCCGGAGCGCCACGGGCCCGGGGTGCGGCGCGGCCGCATCTCGGCGGAGCTGCTCCGCGAGCTCGTCCCGGATCCGCGCGCGGCCCTGTACTACGCCTGCGGCCCCGCGGTCGGGCCCATCGAGCGCGCCGCCGCGAAGGAGCGCGGCGAGACCCCCGCCCCCCGGTTCCTGGAGGCCGCGCTGGGCGCGCTGGACGAGCTCGGCGTGCCGCGCGACCGCGTCAAGCGCGAGTCCTACGGGTAG
- a CDS encoding ABC transporter permease, which translates to MPRTLRAIPTLLKVGFAEAVAYRAEMVVWLLSTNMPLVMLALWTAVARDAPVGRFGQRDFVAYYLATLVVRLLTGAWVIWELNYEIRQGTLAFRLLRPVHPLLAYAAENLSALPVRMLVSLPIALGALLVVGRDRLTGDPLLLALFPVTVLGAWLITFLAMAIIGALAFWIDQAGSLFEIWLGLFGVFSGYLVPLELFPHWVATAARFLPFRYMLAFPVEMIIGMTPRPVALAELAVQWTFVVALALGARGAWALGLRRFAAFGG; encoded by the coding sequence GTGCCCCGGACCCTGCGCGCCATCCCCACGCTCCTCAAGGTCGGCTTCGCCGAGGCGGTCGCGTACCGCGCGGAGATGGTGGTGTGGCTGCTCTCCACCAACATGCCGCTCGTCATGCTGGCGCTGTGGACCGCGGTGGCCCGCGACGCGCCGGTGGGGCGGTTCGGCCAGCGCGACTTCGTCGCCTACTACCTCGCCACGCTGGTGGTGCGGCTGCTCACCGGCGCCTGGGTGATCTGGGAGCTGAACTACGAGATCCGCCAGGGCACGCTCGCGTTCCGGCTGCTCCGGCCGGTCCACCCGCTGCTCGCCTACGCGGCGGAGAACCTGTCCGCGCTCCCGGTGCGCATGCTGGTGTCGCTGCCCATCGCGCTCGGCGCGCTGCTGGTGGTCGGCCGCGACCGGCTCACGGGCGACCCGCTGCTCCTCGCGCTCTTCCCGGTCACGGTGCTGGGCGCCTGGCTCATCACCTTCCTCGCGATGGCGATCATCGGCGCCCTGGCGTTCTGGATCGACCAGGCCGGCTCGCTGTTCGAGATCTGGCTGGGCCTGTTCGGCGTGTTCTCCGGGTACCTCGTGCCGCTCGAGCTGTTCCCGCACTGGGTGGCGACCGCGGCGCGGTTCCTGCCGTTCCGGTACATGCTGGCGTTCCCGGTGGAGATGATCATCGGGATGACCCCGCGCCCGGTCGCGCTCGCCGAGCTCGCCGTCCAGTGGACGTTCGTGGTCGCGCTGGCGCTGGGCGCGCGGGGCGCCTGGGCGCTCGGGCTGCGCCGCTTCGCGGCGTTCGGAGGGTAG
- a CDS encoding ABC transporter permease: MGRYLRLLAVQFRASAAVAMQYRVEFLVEGALALFWTGWSLVPLLVVYGSREAVAGWSFDEALVVMGWFTLMKGVLEGAVNPSLTTVVEHIRKGTLDFVLLKPADAQFLVSTAKFEPWRIIDVLGGLVIFAVAFHRMGRLPEAGGVLAACLLFAAATVILYSLWIIVVAAAFFVVKVDNLSFLFVSIYDAARWPASVFRGALRVIFTFVVPLAVMTTFPAEALLGRLAPPRALLIAAGAVAFAGLARAVWLRSISRYTSASS; encoded by the coding sequence GTGGGACGCTACCTCCGCCTGCTCGCGGTGCAGTTCCGCGCCTCCGCCGCGGTGGCCATGCAGTACCGCGTCGAGTTCCTGGTGGAGGGCGCGCTGGCGCTCTTCTGGACCGGCTGGTCGCTCGTGCCGCTGCTGGTGGTCTACGGCAGCCGCGAGGCGGTGGCGGGCTGGAGCTTCGACGAGGCGCTGGTGGTGATGGGCTGGTTCACGCTCATGAAGGGCGTGCTCGAGGGCGCGGTCAACCCGTCGCTCACCACCGTGGTCGAGCACATCCGCAAGGGCACGCTCGACTTCGTCCTGCTGAAGCCCGCCGACGCGCAGTTCCTCGTGTCCACGGCCAAGTTCGAGCCCTGGCGGATCATCGACGTGCTCGGCGGCCTCGTCATCTTCGCGGTGGCGTTCCACCGCATGGGCCGGCTGCCGGAGGCGGGCGGCGTCCTCGCGGCCTGCCTGCTGTTCGCGGCCGCCACCGTGATCCTGTACTCGCTCTGGATCATCGTGGTCGCCGCCGCGTTCTTCGTGGTGAAGGTGGACAACCTCTCGTTCCTGTTCGTGTCCATCTACGACGCCGCGCGCTGGCCGGCGTCGGTGTTCCGCGGCGCGCTCCGGGTGATCTTCACGTTCGTGGTCCCGCTCGCCGTCATGACGACCTTCCCGGCCGAGGCGCTGCTCGGGCGGCTGGCGCCGCCCCGGGCGCTGCTCATCGCCGCCGGCGCGGTGGCGTTCGCGGGGCTGGCCCGGGCGGTGTGGCTGCGGTCCATCTCCCGCTACACCTCCGCGTCGTCTTAG
- the rnz gene encoding ribonuclease Z, protein MLRLTFLGTSAAQPTIRRNLTGHAVRRERELFLVDCGEGTQRQLIQFGAGFDVAAIFFTHFHADHYLGAIGFLRTLSMQNRAEPLDLYGPRPAKRLLETMLFTGAERFSYEVRIHEVRAGEAVRRDGCAMVPFPTEHRTPSLGWALREDARPGRFHPEKAAALGVPKGPLFGALQRGEAVTLPDGRAVRPEEVVEPPRRGRALVITGDTRPCAATVEAARGADVLVHDCTFGDGEVERAEETLHSTARGAAQVAREAGVGRLVLTHLSTRYDRAWEPLVQQAREAWQGPLDVAHDGMVLEIPLPE, encoded by the coding sequence ATGCTCCGCCTGACCTTCCTCGGCACCTCCGCCGCCCAGCCCACCATCCGGCGCAACCTCACCGGCCACGCGGTGCGGCGGGAGCGCGAGCTGTTCCTGGTGGACTGCGGCGAGGGCACCCAGCGCCAGCTCATCCAGTTCGGCGCCGGGTTCGACGTGGCGGCCATCTTCTTCACCCACTTCCACGCCGACCACTACCTCGGCGCCATCGGCTTCCTGCGGACGCTCTCGATGCAGAACCGCGCCGAGCCGCTCGACCTGTACGGCCCGCGCCCGGCGAAGCGGCTGCTCGAGACCATGCTGTTCACCGGCGCGGAGCGCTTCAGCTACGAGGTCCGCATCCACGAGGTGCGCGCGGGCGAGGCGGTGCGGCGCGACGGCTGCGCCATGGTCCCGTTCCCCACCGAGCACCGCACCCCGTCGCTCGGCTGGGCGCTGCGCGAGGACGCGCGCCCGGGCCGCTTCCACCCGGAGAAGGCCGCGGCGCTGGGCGTCCCGAAGGGCCCGCTGTTCGGCGCGCTCCAGCGCGGCGAGGCGGTGACGCTCCCCGACGGCCGGGCGGTGCGGCCCGAGGAGGTGGTCGAGCCGCCGCGGCGGGGCCGGGCGCTGGTCATCACCGGCGACACGCGGCCGTGCGCGGCCACCGTGGAGGCGGCGCGCGGCGCGGACGTGCTGGTCCACGACTGCACGTTCGGCGACGGCGAGGTGGAGCGGGCCGAGGAGACGCTCCACTCCACCGCCCGCGGCGCGGCGCAGGTGGCGCGCGAGGCGGGCGTGGGGCGGCTGGTGCTCACGCACCTCTCCACCCGGTACGATCGCGCCTGGGAGCCGCTGGTGCAGCAGGCGCGGGAGGCCTGGCAGGGCCCGCTCGACGTGGCGCACGACGGCATGGTGCTCGAGATCCCGCTGCCCGAGTGA